The following proteins are co-located in the Echinicola sp. 20G genome:
- a CDS encoding helix-turn-helix transcriptional regulator, translating into MSIIVNLDVMLAKRKMSLTELSERVGITMSNLSILKKGKAKAIRFSTLELICEVLECQPGDILAYEEE; encoded by the coding sequence ATGTCCATCATAGTAAACTTGGATGTCATGCTCGCCAAAAGAAAAATGTCTCTCACTGAGTTGTCAGAAAGAGTTGGAATCACCATGTCCAATCTATCCATTCTCAAGAAAGGTAAAGCCAAGGCCATTCGCTTCAGTACTTTGGAGCTGATCTGTGAAGTCCTTGAATGCCAACCTGGTGACATCTTAGCCTACGAAGAAGAATAA
- a CDS encoding organic hydroperoxide resistance protein, with translation MKLMYEAEAKAQGGRNGHVVSSDNVLDFEVRVPKSMGGEGGAYTNPEQLFAAGYAACFDSALNFIAQKQKVKVENTEVNAKVGIGQLSNGGFGLAVELLVKIPNLDKEQAQALLEAAHKACPYSNAIRGNVDVKLELA, from the coding sequence ATGAAATTAATGTATGAAGCCGAAGCCAAGGCACAAGGTGGCAGAAATGGACATGTCGTATCCAGTGATAATGTACTGGATTTTGAAGTAAGGGTTCCTAAAAGTATGGGTGGAGAAGGCGGTGCCTACACCAATCCAGAGCAACTATTTGCAGCTGGTTATGCAGCTTGTTTTGACAGTGCCCTCAATTTCATAGCACAGAAACAAAAGGTAAAAGTTGAAAATACTGAAGTCAATGCCAAAGTAGGAATAGGCCAACTATCAAACGGAGGGTTTGGTTTGGCAGTGGAACTATTGGTTAAAATACCTAACTTGGACAAAGAACAAGCCCAAGCATTATTGGAGGCCGCTCACAAAGCCTGTCCTTATTCCAATGCGATCAGAGGCAATGTGGACGTAAAACTTGAATTAGCTTAA
- a CDS encoding MarR family winged helix-turn-helix transcriptional regulator, which translates to MSPEDHLKLENQICFPLYVTSRLLTRAYQPLLAKLGITYPQYLVLLVLWEQDGLKVSDISEKLFLNSNTLTPLLKRMEQLDLLTRVRSKEDERQVDITLTEKGKSMKKKAQCIPENLFETIKLPTEELIQFKATLHKLLTNLEETDKE; encoded by the coding sequence ATGAGCCCAGAAGATCATCTAAAATTGGAAAACCAAATCTGTTTTCCCCTATATGTTACCTCAAGATTGCTGACAAGGGCCTACCAACCCTTGTTGGCAAAACTTGGGATTACCTATCCCCAATACTTGGTATTACTGGTATTATGGGAACAAGATGGCCTGAAAGTAAGTGATATATCCGAAAAGCTCTTTTTGAACAGTAATACCCTCACCCCCTTGTTAAAGCGAATGGAGCAACTGGATTTGCTCACAAGAGTCAGGTCAAAAGAGGATGAAAGACAGGTTGACATTACTTTAACTGAAAAAGGAAAGTCAATGAAAAAAAAGGCACAATGCATCCCCGAAAATCTATTCGAAACCATCAAGCTCCCTACTGAAGAACTCATTCAATTTAAAGCAACTCTTCATAAGTTACTGACCAACCTGGAAGAGACTGACAAGGAGTAA
- a CDS encoding metallophosphoesterase — MKNPTYYLDRRKFLQLSGLFTGGMLLSSFSPRLNSSKLRIGLVTDSHYADAAPKGTRYYRESLVKMQEFVEVMNQEKVDFVIHLGDFKDQDEQQREEDTLRFLKDLEQVYAKFEGPRYHCLGNHDVDSIRKEQFLAHVENTGVQSGKSYYSFDHKGVHFMVLDANFHRDGRDHYYKEGADWQDPNIPEAELEWLKSDLKVTQLPTVVFCHHPLFRYDHGGSQMHVSNYQEVSKLLVESGKVMAVFQGHVHEESFAQEHGIHYVTQYAMVDGSGSENSSFSIIEIDQDGIEVLGYKRASSVKFAAKI; from the coding sequence ATGAAAAATCCGACCTACTACCTCGATAGAAGAAAGTTCCTGCAGCTTTCAGGACTTTTTACAGGAGGGATGCTGCTTTCCTCATTTTCTCCTCGGCTAAACAGTTCAAAGTTAAGAATCGGCTTAGTGACAGATTCACATTATGCCGATGCAGCTCCAAAAGGTACACGATATTACCGGGAATCACTGGTCAAGATGCAAGAGTTTGTGGAGGTGATGAATCAGGAAAAGGTGGATTTTGTAATTCACTTAGGAGATTTCAAAGACCAAGATGAGCAACAGCGTGAGGAGGATACATTGAGGTTTTTGAAAGACTTAGAACAGGTCTACGCCAAGTTTGAAGGACCCAGGTACCATTGTTTGGGTAATCATGATGTGGACAGCATTCGAAAGGAGCAATTTTTAGCGCATGTGGAAAATACTGGGGTGCAGAGCGGAAAGAGTTATTATTCTTTTGATCATAAAGGTGTCCATTTTATGGTTTTGGATGCCAATTTCCATCGTGATGGGAGGGACCATTATTATAAAGAAGGAGCAGATTGGCAAGACCCAAATATTCCAGAAGCGGAGTTGGAATGGCTCAAGTCAGATCTTAAAGTTACCCAGCTTCCCACTGTTGTATTTTGTCACCATCCTCTTTTTAGATATGACCATGGAGGGAGTCAAATGCATGTAAGCAATTATCAAGAGGTGAGTAAACTGCTGGTTGAATCAGGGAAGGTGATGGCTGTTTTTCAGGGACATGTTCACGAAGAAAGTTTTGCTCAAGAACATGGGATACACTATGTCACGCAGTATGCCATGGTGGATGGTAGTGGATCAGAAAATAGTAGTTTTTCGATTATTGAGATAGATCAAGACGGTATCGAAGTATTGGGATATAAAAGAGCTTCTTCTGTTAAGTTTGCTGCTAAAATATAG